TCCGGGTCGGGGCGATTATGTGCACCATCTGGCCGACTTGCTGGCAGAACGCAATGCAGGCGTCATACCCCGCGGTCCGGCGGTGCATGTACTGGACATCGGCACTGGCGCCAGCGCGATCTATCCGATAATCGGCCATTTCGACTATGGATGGCGCTTTACGGGCTCGGACATCGATCCGGGTGCCGTCAAATCAGCACAAGCGATTATCCAGGCCAACCCTGCCCTGAGCGACGCAGCCGAAGTACGCCGGCAGAAGTCGCCAGCCCATATATTCAAAGGCCTCGTCGGCGTGAATGATCGCTTTGACCTGACACTATGCAATCCCCCCTTCTATAGCTCATCGGAAGAGGCGGCAAACAATTCGGAACGCAAATGGCGCGGTCTGGGCCGAGCGGGGGCACGGCACAAGCGACCATTGCTTAATTTTGGCGGTCGCGATACCGAGCTATGGTGCGAAGGCGGCGAGGCCCTGTTCATCAACCGCATGGCTGAAGAAAGCACGACAGTCCAGAAACAGGTGCTTTGGTTCTCCACCCTGGTCTCGAAAGAGTCAAATCTGCCCGAGGTCTATCGCAGTATCAAAAACGCCGGCGCACTCGATGTGCGCACAGTCGACATGGCGCAAGGCCAGAAAAAAAGCCGCTTCGTCGCCTGGACCTTCTTGAGGCGTGCGGATCACGAAGCATGGCACAGCAGACGCGAAGCGAATGCTATACGCAACGGCTAGCCGCAGCTGAGACTGGAAACTACATCATTGTCATCAACCCGCGAATCCGGACGCTGCGGGTTGTATTCAGGGGGCAAATGCCAATACTGAGTGAGCCCGGCGTATGGACGCAGATTCGATCAAGCCCCGAGAATCAAACCATGCACGATAAGCTTCTCAGCGCTCATGGTCGCGCCAAATCAAAACTAGACTGTAGGGCCGCTACCCGAAACAATTAACGTGGCGCCACAACTTGTCGAACTACCGTGGTGGGCTATACGTCTGCCATCAATCGAAGCCACTCCACCATCAGTGATGAATCCGTCCCCATGCTCTGGGCAAGTAATCCTGTCCCCGACGCGCGCTACCTTTCTGCCTTCAATCGTGAAAGCTGCGGTTGCCGTTGTTACCTCGCCACCATGAGTTGTTGGAGTACCTAACGTGGCAGCTGGGGTCGATTTGTTGTTCATTATGATTTTTTCCAAATGACAGAAAAGCTTTACTTATTATGTTGATCCAAGCTGATCCAACCCAGCGATTGAAACACTCGGTAGATCAATTCAAAAAAGAGACAGTAGCCATACCCAATCAGCAATCCATAGAACAAAAATATATAAACCATATCGAAAGATACGATAAGTGACGGATTGGTTAGCCTGTCTATATACAATCCTATATACCACCCACAAATAGCAATTACTATGAAAATTGGAGGTGATAGCCAGAACAATCGCCTTATTTTCTTATCTGTTCGATATTTACCAATTAGATAAAACATAGCAATGGCAAAAATTATATATTCGATTCCTGAAATGAATATGGACATTGTAAGCCACCAACCTAACGATGTTTTACCGAATATCGATATAATCAAGGGCGCAACTATTGGCAGAAACAATGTTGCTCTGTAGAAGTTTTTTAGAGTCATGTTAAGTTGACAGGAAAATCTAATTCAGTATTCACCCTCAGTATTAATCCATTTATTCTTTTTGAATACTTGAAAAACAAATTCGATAATCAAACAATAAATATATCCAAACAACAGGCCAAAGATCGAAAAGAAAAAGAATGGACCAACAGCATCGTCAACTGAAAAACTATACATTGGTTTAAAGTATTTCCATACGTAAAATGCCAGTTGCCAGCCAACGGTGCCAAAAATAATATATATAAATGGAGAACACCAGAATAATTTTTTTACTTCTTTTAACGATTCAAGGCGACCAATCAAATAAAAAATAAGGGCAGCAAAAAACAAATACTGTACACCACCAAAAACCAGTGACATCACAAGTAAATTGGATAATTTACCAGGACCCACCACTAACGATAGTACGTAAAACAATAACGGCACCAACCCTGGCAGACATAAAGTAAGTCGATAAAACGTCTTATGGTGCATATTCCATTTCCCATACTCCGTAAGTGTTTTCAACTTATCTCCACTGCTATAGCTGCTTTTCAAGAAATATATAAGGTCAATTTAAACCATTGTCATCGACTAATGAGACGCTAGCGCGGCTCGATATGCAGACTTAAGCAAGGGATCAGATTTCCAATCAGAGAAGTCTCGCTTGATTTGTTCAATGGTAAAAAGATGTTCAAGTATTCCCGTTTCTATGCATAATTTTACTGCCGGTGAACCGTCTATATATAGCTGCTTCAACCAGTTTTTTATTTCATAAATATAGCGTCGCGGTATTTGATCATCCTGAAAGACAGAAATAAACCACCGGGTAAAATCATGCGCCGCTGTGTACCGGGACAGGACAAAAGAATCTAGATCATCCGCCAGAGCTGAATCCTCCGTAATACATTGTTCATAGAACCTCAGGAATAGATCTTTGTAATCTTCGAACGCCAACGGCGGCTCAATACGACTCGTGTACACACGTTTCAATAGCAGAGAATATATCGCCCCGATTGTATTAATATCCTGAGACTGCCATCCAGCCAAGCACGACATTTCGCTTTAGTGTGTCG
Above is a window of Advenella kashmirensis WT001 DNA encoding:
- a CDS encoding PAAR domain-containing protein encodes the protein MNNKSTPAATLGTPTTHGGEVTTATAAFTIEGRKVARVGDRITCPEHGDGFITDGGVASIDGRRIAHHGSSTSCGATLIVSGSGPTV